A window from Culex pipiens pallens isolate TS chromosome 3, TS_CPP_V2, whole genome shotgun sequence encodes these proteins:
- the LOC120418879 gene encoding uncharacterized protein LOC120418879 produces MPSIATVPQQRPRMISRGVVTSQDRAKKRKFLHKVIRRLVEVPAQTQAQQTDQQAPCLEQQITADSPTAFEEDELLYPVMSLTEDSSEDANSRADSEDLHSTSLNLSKSSTSSSHKRRLDRVPDRMSQVSEAGRSELIIPVSYNSRMARAYPKEQVESRSPAERERREKNTLAARHSRAKMRALDELLHKEGQTAKEENARLKVEIAASFSYAGLLMERLGMPVVGVNFMDVWDSAWQGEMGMARGEGVKDETADKELSADETKMVEDDEIEE; encoded by the coding sequence ATGCCGTCGATTGCTACCGTTCCACAACAAAGACCCAGAATGATCTCCCGAGGTGTCGTAACCAGCCAGGATCGTGCCAAGAAGCGGAAATTCCTGCACAAGGTCATCAGACGATTGGTGGAGGTTCCAGCACAAACTCAAGCTCAACAAACCGATCAGCAGGCACCATGTTTGGAGCAGCAGATCACGGCGGACAGCCCCACAGCCTTCGAAGAGGACGAATTGCTCTACCCAGTGATGTCTTTGACGGAAGACTCCTCCGAAGATGCCAACTCGCGGGCAGACTCCGAAGACCTCCACTCAACATCACTCAACCTGTCCAAAAGTTCCACGAGCAGCTCGCACAAGCGGCGTCTTGACCGCGTCCCGGACCGAATGTCCCAGGTGTCCGAAGCTGGCCGTTCCGAGCTGATCATCCCGGTGAGTTACAACAGCCGCATGGCGCGGGCCTACCCGAAGGAGCAGGTCGAGTCGAGGAGTCCGGCCGAACGGGAACGGCGCGAGAAGAACACACTGGCGGCGCGACATAGCCGAGCCAAGATGCGTGCCCTGGACGAGTTGCTGCACAAGGAGGGCCAAACGGCGAAGGAGGAGAACGCCCGGTTGAAGGTCGAGATTGCGGCTTCGTTTTCGTACGCAGGGCTGCTGATGGAACGGCTGGGAATGCCGGTTGTCGGGGTAAACTTTATGGACGTGTGGGACAGCGCGTGGCAGGGTGAGATGGGAATGGCCAGGGGTGAAGGGGTAAAGGATGAGACTGCGGATAAGGAGCTGAGCGCGGACGAAACCAAAATGGTTGAGGATGATGAAATTGAAGAGTGA